Proteins encoded in a region of the Azospirillum sp. TSH58 genome:
- a CDS encoding transglutaminase family protein, with product MPLPDRPDLSPAVAGAAPADDPSGDRFGVRFRVRHTTRYDYAEDVSVSHHLLHLTARPHPRQRVHHSALTILPAPAVQSSHTDYFGNTVTYVAMQEPHRQLVVTAESEVEVGPPPLLDATATPSWEHVRDSLGGLSGPEDGAEVVQYRFDSTLAAASPTLHDYAARSFTPGRPAAEAALDLMRRIHDDFTFDPAATTIATPLAEVMRHRRGVCQDFAHIVVGCVRAMGLPARYVSGYLRTLPPPGRPRLIGADVSHAWASVWCGAEAGWIDVCPTNARRADQDFITIAWGRDYDDVSPARGVLMGAAGHTLSVSVDVEPLNGFGAPSFP from the coding sequence ATGCCTTTGCCCGACCGGCCTGACCTCTCCCCGGCCGTGGCCGGCGCGGCCCCCGCTGACGATCCCTCCGGCGACCGTTTCGGCGTGCGCTTCCGCGTGCGCCACACGACCCGCTACGACTATGCGGAGGACGTGTCGGTGTCGCACCATCTGCTGCACCTGACGGCCCGTCCGCACCCGCGGCAGCGCGTCCACCACAGCGCGCTGACCATCCTGCCGGCGCCGGCGGTGCAGTCGTCCCACACCGACTATTTCGGCAACACCGTGACCTACGTCGCGATGCAGGAGCCGCACCGGCAGCTGGTCGTCACCGCGGAGAGCGAGGTCGAGGTCGGCCCGCCGCCGCTGCTGGACGCCACCGCGACGCCGTCCTGGGAGCATGTGCGGGATTCGCTGGGCGGTCTGAGCGGGCCGGAGGACGGGGCGGAGGTGGTCCAGTACCGCTTCGACAGCACGCTGGCGGCGGCCAGCCCGACGCTGCACGATTACGCCGCGCGGTCCTTCACGCCCGGCCGGCCGGCGGCGGAGGCCGCGCTGGACCTGATGCGGCGCATCCACGACGACTTCACCTTCGACCCCGCCGCGACGACGATCGCCACCCCGCTGGCCGAGGTGATGCGGCACCGCCGCGGCGTCTGCCAGGACTTCGCCCACATCGTGGTCGGCTGCGTCCGGGCGATGGGGCTGCCGGCCCGCTACGTCTCCGGCTATCTGCGCACCCTGCCCCCGCCGGGCCGGCCGCGGCTGATCGGCGCCGACGTCAGCCACGCCTGGGCCTCCGTCTGGTGCGGCGCCGAGGCCGGCTGGATCGACGTCTGCCCGACCAACGCGCGCCGCGCCGACCAGGACTTCATCACCATCGCCTGGGGCCGCGACTACGACGACGTCAGCCCCGCCCGCGGCGTCCTGATGGGGGCCGCCGGCCACACATTGTCCGTCAGCGTCGATGTCGAGCCGCTGAACGGGTTCGGGGCGCCTTCCTTCCCCTGA